A window of the Megalopta genalis isolate 19385.01 chromosome 2, iyMegGena1_principal, whole genome shotgun sequence genome harbors these coding sequences:
- the Gnmt gene encoding glycine N-methyltransferase, whose amino-acid sequence MMDSVFRTRSPGTAAEGVRDQYADGRAAKVWEVFIGDKKERTQNYRDFLVGLLREKGCQRILDVACGTGVDSVMLLEEGFDVVSVDASDKMLKYALKTRWGRRKEKAFDDWVIEEANWLTLPKDIRHLIGEGFDAVICLGNSFAHMPDTFGDQREQRQALLNFEMCVKPGGLLLIDHRNYDYIIDTGDIPPKCIYYNSQHMTDLKASVLFVSGRPAIVTLDYMIMLDDNEDEDCVGQISEFRLSYYPHRLKVFTEMLDEAFHYRAKHTIFGDFKQLDDIKDPGFYIHVMEKRV is encoded by the exons ATGATGGATTCCGTGTTTCGCACCCGATCTCCCGGCACAGCGGCCGAAGGTGTCCGCGATCAGTACGCGGACGGAAGGGCCGCGAAAGTTTGGGAGGTGTTCATCGGCGACAAGAAGGAGAGGACACAGAATTATCGGGACTTCTTGGTCGGTTTGTTGCGCGAGAAGGGATGCCAGAGGATCCTGGACGTCGCCTGCGGAACCGGCGTCGACTCCGTCATGCTGCTCGAGGAGGGCTTCGATGTGGTCAGCGTCGACGCTTCCGACAAGATGCTGAAATACGCTCTGAAAACTAGGTGGGGTCGGAGAAAGGAAAAAGCGTTCGACGATTGGG TGATCGAGGAGGCGAATTGGCTGACCCTGCCCAAGGACATTCGGCATCTGATAGGAGAGGGTTTCGACGCCGTGATCTGCCTGGGAAACAGTTTCGCGCACATGCCGGACACGTTCGGCGATCAACGGGAACAGAG GCAAGCGTTGCTGAACTTCGAAATGTGCGTGAAACCGGGCGGTCTGTTGTTGATCGACCACAGGAACTACGATTACATAATCGACACCGGCGACATACCGCCGAAATGCATTTACTATAAC AGCCAACACATGACGGACCTAAAGGCGTCGGTGCTGTTCGTCTCTGGGCGTCCAGCCATCGTGACCCTCGACTACATGATAATGTTGGACGACAACGAGGACGAGGATTGCGTAGGGCAGATCAGCGAGTTCCGGCTCTCGTATTATCCTCACCGGTTGAAGGTGTTCACAGAGATGCTGGACGAGGCGTTCCATTACAGAGCGAAGCACACCATCTTCGGGGACTTCAAGCAACTGGACGACATCAAGGACCCCGGTTTCTACATCCACGTGATGGAGAAACGCGTCTGA
- the LOC117230031 gene encoding zinc finger protein 706, producing MARGQQRIQSQAKAAEKAAKVKKQQGHSANDQKKAAQKALVHVCTVCKAQMPDPKTYKQHFENKHPKNDLPEDLKNI from the exons ATGGCTCGTGGGCAACAAAGAATCCAGTCGCAAGCCAAGGCAGCAGAAAAGGCAGCGAAAGTGAAAAAGCAACAAGGACACAGTGCCAACGACCAGAAAAAAGCAGCACAGAAAGCATTAGTACACGTATGCACAGTATGTAAG GCACAAATGCCGGACCCAAAGACGTATAAACAACACTTTGAGAACAAGCACCCGAAGAACGACTTGCCAGAAGACTTAAAGAATATATGA
- the Tmem18 gene encoding transmembrane protein 18, giving the protein MSEEDLLKSPIDGILPFLQSIEWRDPWLALLLTFHIAITMTAVMTRNHANFQIMLFFALLLLVYFSESINEMAASNWMLFSRQQCFDSNGLFISVVFSVPILMNCMIMIASWLYQSSQLMTSLKRAQLRQQARNRQIEDESANANGTVVREKQE; this is encoded by the exons ATGTCAGAGGAGGATCTGCTGAAGTCCCCGATCGACGGTATTTTGCCGTTTCTACAGAGC ATCGAATGGAGGGATCCATGGCTCGCATTGCTATTAACTTTCCACATTGCAATTACTATGACCGCGGTGATGACAAGAAACCATGCAAATTTTCAGATCATGCTGTTCTTTGCTCTCC TATTGTTGGTATACTTCTCTGAGAGCATCAACGAAATGGCTGCGTCCAATTGGAT GTTGTTCTCAAGACAGCAGTGCTTCGATTCCAACGGTCTCTTCATATCTGTAGTATTCTCTGTGCCTATTCTAATGAACTGTATGATAATGATC GCTAGTTGGTTGTACCAGTCCAGCCAGTTAATGACAAGTTTGAAGAGAGCCCAGTTACGACAGCAGGCGCGGAACCGGCAGATAGAGGACGAGTCCGCGAACGCAAATGGCACTGTCGTACGGGAAAAGCAGGAGTAA